In Amycolatopsis sp. EV170708-02-1, the following are encoded in one genomic region:
- a CDS encoding carbohydrate ABC transporter permease — translation MAARERTGFVVYGLLLAVAVASIFPLYWSFVVSSKDNSALGETTPPLVPGGNLIENVERVFGTVDFWLAMQNSLIVAGTVTVSNVLLSSMAGFAFARLRFPGRDSLFLVVIGTAMVPAQLGVIPLYLVVGELGWYGRLEAVIVPGLVGAFSVFWMRQACEEAIPGELLDAGRVDGCSTVRLFWNVAMPAIRPQAAVLAMLTFMTAWNDFFWPLIVLDPNAHPTVQVALSRLASGYFTDYSLMLTAATIGVLPVVVLFIVLARKVVDGVMRGAPRA, via the coding sequence GTGGCGGCGCGAGAACGGACCGGGTTCGTCGTCTACGGGCTGCTGCTCGCCGTCGCCGTCGCGTCGATCTTCCCGTTGTATTGGTCGTTCGTGGTGTCCTCCAAGGACAACTCCGCCCTCGGGGAGACGACCCCGCCGCTGGTGCCCGGCGGAAACCTGATCGAGAACGTGGAACGGGTCTTCGGGACCGTCGACTTCTGGCTGGCGATGCAGAACTCGCTGATCGTCGCCGGCACGGTGACGGTGTCGAACGTGCTGCTCTCCAGCATGGCCGGATTCGCCTTCGCGCGGCTGCGGTTCCCCGGCCGTGACTCGCTCTTCCTGGTCGTCATCGGCACCGCCATGGTGCCCGCCCAGCTCGGCGTGATCCCGCTGTACCTGGTGGTCGGCGAACTCGGCTGGTACGGACGGCTGGAGGCGGTGATCGTGCCGGGACTGGTCGGCGCGTTCAGCGTGTTCTGGATGCGGCAGGCGTGCGAGGAGGCGATCCCGGGCGAGCTCTTGGACGCCGGACGCGTGGACGGCTGCTCGACGGTGCGGCTGTTCTGGAACGTCGCCATGCCCGCCATCCGCCCCCAGGCCGCCGTGCTCGCGATGCTGACCTTCATGACCGCGTGGAACGACTTCTTCTGGCCCCTGATCGTGCTCGACCCCAACGCGCACCCGACCGTCCAGGTGGCGTTGTCGCGGCTGGCCAGCGGGTACTTCACCGACTACTCGCTGATGCTCACCGCGGCGACCATCGGTGTGCTGCCCGTGGTCGTGCTGTTCATCGTGCTGGCCAGGAAGGTGGTCGACGGGGTGATGCGGGGCGCTCCGCGGGCCTGA
- a CDS encoding carbohydrate ABC transporter permease: MKRTGERLAGYLMTAPFYVLFGVFGLFPLLYTAWVALHHWHLVNGDTGFAGLGNFAVLFQDPHFYNALFNTVSIFVLSTVPQLLAALGLAALLDRPLRARTLWRASVLLPNVVSVVAVALVFSQLFAEDYGVVNWVLGLVGLDPVDWRSDRFASHVAVSAMVMWRWTGYNALLYLAAMQSVPQERYDAAMLDGASRWRSFWSITVPAIRPTIAFTVVVSTIGGVQLFAEPQLLDETGVNGTGGADRQFQTLAMYLYEKGFGEFDAGYAAAIAWSLFLFSAVFALVNFSLVRRMRGGE; encoded by the coding sequence TTGAAGCGTACGGGCGAGCGGCTCGCCGGATACCTGATGACAGCGCCGTTCTACGTCCTTTTCGGCGTGTTCGGCCTCTTCCCGCTGCTCTACACGGCGTGGGTGGCGCTGCACCACTGGCATCTGGTCAACGGTGACACCGGGTTCGCCGGGCTCGGCAACTTCGCCGTCCTGTTCCAGGATCCGCATTTCTACAACGCGCTCTTCAACACGGTCAGCATCTTCGTCCTTTCGACCGTCCCGCAACTGCTCGCCGCGCTCGGGCTCGCGGCCCTGCTGGACCGTCCCTTGCGGGCGAGGACCCTGTGGCGGGCCAGTGTGCTGTTGCCCAACGTCGTCTCGGTGGTCGCGGTGGCGCTGGTGTTCAGCCAGCTGTTCGCGGAGGACTACGGCGTCGTCAACTGGGTGCTGGGCCTGGTGGGGCTCGATCCGGTGGACTGGCGGTCGGACCGGTTCGCGTCGCATGTCGCGGTGAGCGCGATGGTGATGTGGCGCTGGACCGGCTACAACGCGCTGCTCTACCTCGCGGCCATGCAGTCCGTGCCGCAGGAGCGTTACGACGCGGCGATGCTCGACGGCGCCTCGCGCTGGCGGAGCTTCTGGTCGATCACGGTGCCCGCGATCCGCCCGACCATCGCCTTCACCGTCGTCGTCTCGACCATCGGCGGGGTGCAGCTGTTCGCCGAGCCGCAGCTGCTCGACGAAACCGGCGTCAACGGCACCGGTGGCGCCGACCGGCAGTTCCAGACGCTGGCCATGTACTTGTACGAGAAGGGATTCGGCGAGTTCGACGCCGGATACGCGGCGGCCATCGCGTGGTCGCTGTTCCTGTTCTCGGCCGTGTTCGCGCTCGTCAATTTCTCGCTCGTGCGCCGCATGCGGGGCGGTGAGTGA